The DNA region tcaagtaaaaaaaaaaagaaaagatcaaTCATCGCCTAACTAATTGTACATCGGTCTCCACCCAATCTAACTAGCTAGTTTAACAAAAAAGTTGAGTGAGCTGAGGGAGCGAGGATTGTAAGAGCACAGGTACGATAATCAAAATCAGGTGGTTAGTAGCAGATGTTGTTCTCATATCCAACTAAATTAAAAAAACTAGAAAGCGATATCCACCGCAAAGAGATGTGGGGTCATGTTTGGTTCAAAGGGAAAAACATAAAAGCATAGTCTCTTTTTTtgaatttacataaaagggaaTATTGAACTATTCCTTTATCTAAAACTTGGGAACAGGAATTGGGGTGTTCATCAGCTATATATTCTTGGCTTGTCTGAAACAAAGCAACATtactattttgattctcatccaCTTGCTCAGTATTTCCTTTTTGTCCATATTAGAATTTGGTCAGCCATCCTTAACCATTTATATATCCTTTGAGTTACGCTTTCCTAGCTGGCGAGCTTCCATGGAGCCTGTGGCGCCAGGGGAACAACCATGTGGCGTTATGCCAGCCACCCTGGCGCAGCTAGCAGATTGTAAGGAAGATCACTACTAGCTCATATCAGTGTTGGTCCAGAGCCGGTTTCAGTTGCTTAGACAATCAAGCTTCCAATTACCCCAGTGCTAGACATATGGTTGCTTGTAAAACTCAATTTCTCTTGATGAAACATATTTGGAGGGCACAGAATCCTCTCTTAAAAAAGACATAATGTGTGGTATCTAAAGCATTGAAAACAGATGTAAGCCTTAATAAGGTCTATGTAACATTCCAAAGACCCTTGCTATTTCCTCCTGCAGTCGGAGCATCACGTAGGAGACAAGCCATTCAGGTGGCCAACTAGGATGCAATGGCACAAGTGCATAAAAGGCTCCATGAAAATCAAGAGCTCGCACTCGCCATTCGACACAACAGCACCCGGAATTGCTTGCAAAGGAGATAAAGAGAACTATGCTGCTTGCACACGGTTTAGCTAGCGGACGAAATTCTTGTTGGTGGTGAAGGCCATGCCGAACTGCCACCAGCTCGGGACGACGTTCAGGAACTGAATGTACTGCCCGCCGGTGCTGGTCACGGCGAAGCTGAGGCTCTGGCCGACGAGCCCGGAGAGCGCCTGCCAGTTGGCGCCCCAGTTCCTGGACATCTGGATCCAGCCCGTCTTGTCGCCCTTGACCCAGGCCGCGGTCACTGAGCCGCTGCCGGCGAGGTTCTGGATGTTGACGAGCAGGAAGTAGTTGGAGCCGGCGATGCTGAAGCGCACGCCGCCGCTGCGCGAGCACTTGACCTGCTGGTAGAAGACCGGGACGACGCCGGCCTGGTAGACGCCGATGTGCTCCCACGCCGGCTGCGCCATGTCGAAGTGGGGGCGCCCCGGGCCGCACCAGCCGCCGTTGGGGAGCGCGTAGTTGGGCGGGCACAGGTTGGTCGCTGTGACGGTGATGCTGTTGCCGGGCTTGCAGTACTGGCCGCCCGGGCGTGACCGGTCGCAGGTGATCTTGTAGCACTGGCCGCAGGACGCGCCGTCGTTGAACAGCGTCGTGCTCAGCGCCGCGTTGTTAACGCCGTACCCAGCGTTGTACAGGTTGTCGTAGCCGCACGCGCCGCCTATTCATCGTCATACACATGCACACATTAGCAAAGTATAACAAGTAAAATGTCCGAAACTGGGAAGACGGGTAGATTGCCCTTGTGCCGAAATGCATACGGAAAATCTACTCACCCATTGTGCCGGAGCCATCGGCTCCGCCGTAGAACGTGGCGGTGCCCGGAGACCAGCCAGCTGCGGCGAGCGCGAGGCACGCCGCAAGGACTGTGCATAGTAAGACCAGGGACTTGGTCGTTTTCATGGGCGTCAATGCAGAGCTAGCTGCAGAAAAGGAGGAGATGGAAGCCAAGGTTTGTGTTGTTTAGTTGGTATGCAGTGGCTGGGCAATCGGAGGTTAACCGTCTTTGAGCTTCTGGGATGAGATTCATGGCGTTGCGGACACCCTTGCTTATataggggaggaggaggagatgcTAGCTCGTTTTGTCAGGAGGATTTGCGCGGCAAGGAACGATCAACTAACCTAAATTCCTTGGAGATTAGTTGAAACCCTGTCATGTGCATGTTCTGTGGTTCTGGATGTTGATTGAGCAACCGATCAGAAACTCTGAATTGGTTGGCTCGTTCCGGAATATGGAACTAGGAATCTGAAGTTCTTTTAATAATTATATTTATCATATGTAGAAACTTAATCTATTATATCCCTCTACCCGAATAGTGGAGACAGGAGAGAGATCATACGGTTCGCTAATTCGGAGTTAATAAGCTGCCGGCGCTAACGTGCCAGTTGTAACTTCATGTCGGTTGAGTATTTTAAACATGCGAGGTGGTCGATGGCTAGGAAACTAATCATGGGTTCTCAAAAATTTGAGGTTGAGGACTACGTATTAAAATTATTAGTATTCAAGTGCCTATATATGGTTGCATCATTTTAGCGTACCTCTTATTTCTGACTTCATTATGCTAAGTGGGCAGTTAATGGTGTGTTAGCTAGTCAACATGCTATACATGTCACCTGGAGAATATATATGCtacattgttttttttttcatgaTCTTAGTAGATTGGGTATCCTTTCGTATCACAtcattcttttcttttcttgctTTCTACACCTACATATGTTCAATTTTCGCCTTTGCATTCAACACTGGATACGTGATCTGAGCTGGTCTTCCAGTTCAACACCATTATGATTTGCGGCATTCTTAGAGTCAATGTCCTCGTGCGATCCCAACACATCACACTCCTGAATAGTGCACAATAGTGTCAGCCAATCCATCTACATTGCCTGGGTCTCTGGGAGAGAGGAGGTATGATAGTTTACATTGTATTTTTCTTTGAACACATAGGCTTGTTATTTCCATGATTACGATGAATTGGTCATGCTGTACATCAATTTGTGTTATTCTTTCTTTCCATGCAGCTATATTTCTAAATTTTCTATTGTATTTTACATCATAATATCATTTGAATAGTAACTTTGATCTCTTACATTAGACCTGAGCAAATTTGACCAGGCCCACCCGCAACCTGGAccgaagaaaaataaaaataaaacccTCCGATTCTTATGGGCTCCCGGACGTACTTGTGCTTGGCCTGCCCacaaatcttttttttttgcctagTGGGGCTATTGGACTAGTCTTGGGCAACCATTCATTTTACACTACTACAGAAACGGTTTACCTAATTAGGACTAAAACGACCAAGCTTTTCATCAGCAAAGCTCAAAAAGTGCTCAAGTTTATCTTAAATACATGCATTGTGCAATAAACTTATAcattatttatgttgtattgcCTTTTTTGTTGGCCCTTGCATCATTATATTCTTTTTAATATaaaggtagagatggttctggAGCAGCATACGGGGATTTGCGGTTATATTTTTTTTTGCAATGGTTGTAGTAGTTAATTTACCTATAATTATTAGGTCACTTCGGGAAAAATCATAATGAAAATGATTTGTAGTTTAAATAAATGGGTGTGTATATTTTGGTGGCGGTGTTAGATAATTTTGAATTCCTTTTTTCTTCAATTTACGTTAAAATTTCTAGACCATGAGAGATACTCAACTCAACAGTTtctaaataaataaaaataatttcaagtTCAAAACCATCCATGCTAAAAATTTGACATGATTAATAAGGTGTCTATCATTAATTACTTCCTCTTAATCCCTACTCGGTAACACAATGCCCACATTTTTGTTTTCTTGTGTGAACCTCTTCTTTGAAATGTAGATAACATACGTGTCAGACATTCAATATCCTTCTGTTTCCATTTGGGCTAATAGTGGAAAGCAAATCAAAATCACATGATCTTACCGGTTAGTCTAGCACTCTAACTTGGTAATCATATTAAGCACATGGCTTGTTCAGCATAAAGCACAATTAACAATGTGATAAAACACCATCCCTTCCGTAACTGCAGGCAGTGATGTACGGCCTCTATACATTGTCTTTGTGATGTAATGTGATATGCCATCCCCTATTCAAT from Panicum hallii strain FIL2 chromosome 9, PHallii_v3.1, whole genome shotgun sequence includes:
- the LOC112877235 gene encoding expansin-A31-like — translated: MKTTKSLVLLCTVLAACLALAAAGWSPGTATFYGGADGSGTMGGACGYDNLYNAGYGVNNAALSTTLFNDGASCGQCYKITCDRSRPGGQYCKPGNSITVTATNLCPPNYALPNGGWCGPGRPHFDMAQPAWEHIGVYQAGVVPVFYQQVKCSRSGGVRFSIAGSNYFLLVNIQNLAGSGSVTAAWVKGDKTGWIQMSRNWGANWQALSGLVGQSLSFAVTSTGGQYIQFLNVVPSWWQFGMAFTTNKNFVR